Proteins from a genomic interval of Nematostella vectensis chromosome 12, jaNemVect1.1, whole genome shotgun sequence:
- the LOC5509620 gene encoding L-xylulose reductase, with protein sequence MEISFSGKRALVTGAGKGIGRCTAKALVKCGADVVALSRTQSDLDSLKAESPSIQTHHIDVQNTSDVRDLIKGLGDIHLLVNNAGVGRLHLFEDIEPEDYDIVFGVNVKAALFVAQAVARKMKAQGSGGAIVNVSSQASQAPLMEHTLYCASKAALDMITKVMALELGKHKIRVNSVNPTVVLTDMGKMAWADPVKAGPMLASIPLGRFAEEQDVVDAILYLLSDKAAMIHGTCLPVDGGKLIG encoded by the exons GAATTGGCCGCTGCACTGCTAAGGCTCTTGTGAAGTGTGGTGCAGATGTTGTGGCATTATCACGGACACAATCTGACCTAGACTCACTCAAAGCTGAG TCTCCATCTATACAAACCCACCATATTGACGTCCAAAACACTAGTGATGTCAGAGATCTTATAAAAGGCCTAGGTGACATTCATCTACTTGTTAACAATGCTGGAGTGGGTAGATTGCATCTTTTTGAAGACATCGAACCTGAAGACTATGATAT TGTTTTTGGAGTCAATGTGAAAGCTGCTTTATTTGTGGCACAG GCAGTGGCAAGAAAAATGAAGGCACAGGGAAGTGGCGGAGCAATTGTTAACGTTTCAAGCCAAGCGTCTCAAGCACCATTGATGGAACATACCTTATATT GTGCAAGCAAAGCAGCATTGGACATGATCACCAAAGTCATGGCCCTAGAGCTTGGCAAGCACAAG ATACGGGTGAACTCTGTTAACCCCACCGTGGTACTGACAGATATGGGCAAGATGGCATGGGCAGATCCAGTAAAGGCTGGACCTATGCTTGCAAGTATACCCCTTGGACGATTTGCAG AGGAGCAAGATGTAGTTGATGCTATTCTGTACCTGTTGAGTGACAAGGCTGCTATGATACATGGAACATGTCTCCCAGTCGATGGTGGCAAACTAATAGGCTGA